A stretch of the Pan troglodytes isolate AG18354 chromosome 20, NHGRI_mPanTro3-v2.0_pri, whole genome shotgun sequence genome encodes the following:
- the ARHGAP33 gene encoding rho GTPase-activating protein 33 isoform X3: MLQPSESVWQLVNLFIRFYPVPAARLGWHWGPRKESGTIMSEHQLNAQLYAGELSLGPSFWEAGHSPMREMNLSPPVPSQSDQSCEGRSSGQGMEPGMGKPQGMERVQRRCQAQPEGSGRTSWRRAHARSTDSLDGPGEGSVQPLPTAGGPSVKGKPGKRLSAPRGPFPRLADCAHFHYENVDFGHIQLLLSPDREGPSLSGENELVFGVQVTCQGRSWPVLRSYDDFRSLDAHLHRCIFDRRFSCLPELPPPPEGARAAQMLVPLLLQYLETLSGLVDSNLNCGPVLTWMELDNHGRRLLLSEEASLNIPAVAAAHVIKRYTAQAPDELSFEVGDIVSVIDMPPTEDRSWWRGKRGFQVGFFPSECVELFTERPGPGLKADADGPPCGIPAPQGISSLTSAVPRPRGKLAGLLRTFMRSRPSRQRLRQRGILRQRVFGCDLGEHLSNSGQDVPQVLRCCSEFIEAHGVVDGIYRLSGVSSNIQRLRHEFDSERIPELSGPAFLQDIHSVSSLCKLYFRELPNPLLTYQLYGKFSEAMSVPGEEERLVRVHDVIQQLPPPHYRTLEYLLRHLARMARHSANTSMHARNLAIVWAPNLLRSMELESVGMGGAAAFREVRVQSVVVEFLLTHVDVLFSDTFTSAGLDPAGRCLLPRPKSLAGSCPSTRLLTLEEAQARTQGRLGTPTEPTTPKAPASPAERRKGERGEKQRKPGGSSWKTFFALGRGPSVPRKKPLPWLGGTRAPPQPSGSRPDTVTLRSAKSEESLSSQASGAGLQRLHRLRRPHSSSDAFPVGPAPAGSCESLSSSSSSESSSSESSSSSSESSAAGLGALSGSPSHRTSAWLDDGDELDFSPPRCLEGLRGLDFDPLTFRCSSPTPGDPAPPASPAPPAPASAFPPRVTPQAISPRGPTSPASPAALDISEPLAVSVPPAVLELLGAGGAPASATPTPALSPGRSLRPHLIPLLLRGAEAPLTDACQQEMCSKLRGAQGPLGPDMESPLPPPPLSLLRPGGAPPPPPKNPARLMALALAERAQQVAEQQSQQECGGTPPAPQSPFHRSLSLEVGEEPLGTSGSGPPPNSLAHPGAWVPGPPPYLPRQQSDGSLLRSQRPMGTSRRGLRGPAQVPTPGFFSPAPRECLPPFLGVPKPGLYPLGPPSFQPSSPAPVWRSSLGPPAPLDRGENLYYEIGASEGSPYSGPTRSWSPFRSMPPDRLNASYGMLGQSPPLHRSPDFLLSYPPAPSCFPPDHLGYSAPQHPARRPTPPEPLYVNLALGPRGPSPASSSSSSPPAHPRSRSDPGPPVPRLPQKQRAPWGPCTPHRVPGPWGPPEPLLLYRAAPPAYGRGGELHRGSLYRNGGQRGEGAGPPPPYPTPSWSLHSEGQTRSYC; encoded by the exons ATGCTACAGCCCAGTGAATCTGTCTGGCAGCTGGTTAATTTATTCATCAGATTTTACCCAGTCCCTGCTGCGCGACTGGGCTGGCACTGGGGACCCAGAAAAGAATCAGGAACAATCATGTCTGAACACCAACTCAATGCCCAGCTCTATGCTGGGGAGCTTAGTCTGGGGCCCTCCTTCTGGGAGGCCGGTCATAGTCCAATGAGAGAGATGAACTTGTCACCACCAGTGCCATCTCAGAGTGATCAGAGCTGTGAAGGGAGAAGCTCTGGTCAAGGCATGGAACCTGGGATGGGGAAACCTCAGGGGATGGAGAGAGTCCAGAGGAGATGCCAGGCGCAGCCTGAAGGGTCAGGGAGAACTTCCTGGAGGAGGGCACAT GCACGCAGCACTGACAGCCTGGATGGCCCAGGGGAGGGCTCGGTGCAGCCTCTACCCACTGCTGGGGGGCCCAGTGTGAAGGGGAAGCCTGGGAAGAG gctctcAGCTCCTCGAGGCCCCTTCCCACGGCTGGCTGACTGCGCCCATTTCCACTACGAGAACGTTGACTTTGGCCACATTCAG CTCCTGCTGTCTCCAGACCGTGAAGGGCCCAGCCTCTCTGGAGAGAATGAGCTGGTGTTCGGGGTGCAGGTGACCTGTCAG GGCCGTTCCTGGCCGGTTCTCCGGAGTTACGATGACTTTCGTTCCCTGGATGCCCACCTCCACCGATGCATATTTGACCGGAGGTTCTCCTGCCTTCCGGAGCTTCCCCCGCCCCCCGAGGGTGCCAGGGCTGCCCAG ATGCTGGTGCCACTGCTGCTGCAGTACCTGGAGACACTGTCAGGACTGGTGGACAGTAACCTCAACTGCGGGCCTGTGCTCACCTGGATGGAG CTGGACAATCATGGCCGGCGACTGCTCCTCAGTGAGGAGGCGTCACTCAATATCCCTGCAGTGGCGGCCGCCCATGTGATCAAACGGTATACAGCCCAGGCGCCAGATGAGCTGTCCTTTGAG GTGGGAGACATTGTCTCGGTGATCGACATGCCACCCACAGAGGATCGGAGCTGGTGGCGGGGCAAGCGAGGCTTCCAG GTCGGGTTCTTCCCCAGTGAGTGTGTGGAACTCTTCACAGAGCGGCCAGGTCCGGGCCTGAAGGCGG ATGCTGATGGCCCCCCATGTGGCATCCCGGCTCCCCAGGGTATCTCGtctctgacctcag CTGTGCCACGGCCTCGTGGGAAGCTGGCCGGCCTGCTCCGCACCTTCATGCGCTCCCGCCCTTCTCGGCAGCGGCTGCGGCAGCGGGGAATCCTGCGACAGAGGGTGTTTGGCTGCGATCTTGGCGAGCACCTCAGCAACTCAGGCCAGGATG TGCCCCAGGTGCTGCGCTGCTGCTCCGAGTTCATTGAGGCCCACGGGGTGGTGGATGGGATCTACCGGCTCTCAGGCGTGTCTTCCAACATCCAGAGGCTTCG GCACGAGTTTGACAGTGAGAGGATCCCGGAGCTGTCTGGCCCTGCCTTCCTGCAGGACATCCACAGCGTGTCCTCCCTCTGCAAGCTCTACTTCCGAGAGCTTCCGAACCCTCTGCTCACCTACCAGCTCTATGGGAAGTTCAGT GAGGCCATGTCAGTGCCTGGGGAGGAGGAGCGTCTGGTGCGGGTGCACGATGTCATCCAGCAGCTGCCCCCGCCACATTACAG GACCCTGGAGTACCTGCTGAGGCACCTGGCCCGCATGGCGAGACACAGTGCCAACACCAGCATGCATGCCCGCAACCTGGCCATTGTCTGGGCACCCAACCTGCTACG GTCCATGGAGCTGGAGTCAGTGGGAATGGGTGGCGCGGCGGCGTTCCGGGAAGTTCGGGTGCAGTCGGTGGTGGTGGAGTTTCTGCTCACCCATGTGGACGTCCTGTTCAGCGACACCTTCACCTCCGCCGGCCTCGACCCTGCAG GCCGCTGCCTGCTCCCCAGGCCCAAGTCCCTTGCGGGCAGCTGCCCCTCCACCCGCCTGCTGACGCTGGAGGAAGCCCAGGCACGCACCCAGGGCCGGCTGGGGACGCCCACGGAGCCCACAACTCCCAAGGCCCCGGCCTCACCTGCGGAAAG gaggaaaggggagagaggggagaagcaGCGGAAGCCAGGGGGCAGCAGCTGGAAGACGTTCTTTGCACTGGGCCGGGGCCCCAGTGTCCCTCGAAAGAAGCCCCTGCCCTGGCTGGGGGGCACCCGTGCCCCACCGCAGCCTTCAG GCAGCAGACCCGACACCGTCACACTGAGATCTGCCAAGAGCGAGGAGTCTCTGTCATCGCAGGCCAGCGGGGCTG GCCTCCAGAGGCTGCACAGGCTGCGGCGACCCCACTCCAGCAGCGACGCTTTCCCTGTGGGCCCAGCACCTGCTGGCTCCTGCGAGAGCCtgtcctcgtcctcctcctccgaGTCCTCCTCCTCTGAGTCCTCCTCTTCATCCTCTGAGTCCTCAGCAGCTGGGCTGGGGGCACTCTCTGGGTCTCCCTCACACCGTACCTCAGCCTGGCTAGATGATGGTGATGAGCTGGACTTCAGCCCACCCCGCTGCCTGGAGGGACTCCGGGGGCTGGACTTTGATCCCTTAACCTTCCGCTGCAGCAGCCCCACCCCAGGGGATCCCGCACCTCCCGCCAGCCCAGCACCCCCcgcccctgcctctgccttcccacCCAGGGTGACCCCCCAGGCCATCTCGCCCCGGGGGCCCACCAGCCCCGCCTCGCCTGCTGCCCTAGACATCTCAGAGCCCCTGGCTGTATCAGTGCCACCCGCTGTCCTAGaactgctgggggctgggggagcacctgcctcagccaccccaacACCAGCTCTCAGCCCCGGCCGGAGCCTGCGCCCCCATCTCATACCCCTGCTGCTGCGTGGAGCCGAGGCCCCGCTGACTGACGCCTGCCAGCAGGAGATGTGCAGCAAGCTCCGGGGAGCCCAGGGCCCACTCG GTCCTGATATGGAGTCACCACTGCCACCCCCTCCCCTGTCTCTCCTGCGCCCTGGGGgtgccccacccccgccccctaAGAACCCAGCACGCctcatggccctggccctggctgaGCGGGCTCAGCAGGTGGCCGAGCAACAGAGCCAGCAGGAGTGTGGGGGCACCCCACCTGCTCCCCAATCCCCCTTCCACCGCTCGCTGTCTCTGGAGGTGGGCGAGGAGCCCCTGGGGACCTCAGGGAGTGGGCCACCTCCCAACTCCCTAGCCCACCCGGGTGCCTGGGTCCCGGGACCCCCACCCTACTTACCAAGGCAACAAAGTGATGGAAGCCTGCTGAGGAGCCAGCGGCCCATGGGGACCTCAAGGAGGGGACTCCGAGGCCCTGCCCAG GTTCCTACCCCCGGCTtcttctccccagcccccagggaGTGCCTGCCACCCTTCCTCGGGGTCCCCAAGCCAGGCTTGTACCCCCTGGGCCCCCCATCCTTCCAGCCCAGTTCCCCAGCCCCAGTCTGGAGGAGCTCCCTGGGCCCCCCTGCACCACTCGACAGGGGAGAGAACCTGTACTATGAGATCGGGGCAAGTGAGGGGTCCCCCTATTCTGGCCCCACCCGCTCCTGGAGTCCCTTTCGCTCCATGCCCCCCGACAGGCTCAATGCCTCCTACGGCATGCTTGGCCAATCACCCCCACTCCACAGGTCCCCCGACTTCCTGCTCAGCTACCCACCAGCCCCCTCCTGCTTTCCCCCTGACCACCTTGGCTACTCAGCCCCCCAGCACCCTGCTCGGCGCCCCACACCGCCTGAGCCCCTCTACGTCAACCTAGCTCTAGGGCCCAGGGGTCCCtcacctgcctcttcctcctcctcttcccctcctgccCACCCCCGAAGCCGTTCCGATCCAGGTCCCCCAGTCCCCCGCCTTCCCCAGAAACAACGGGCACCCTGGGGGCCCTGTACCCCTCATAGGGTGCCGGGTCCCTGGGGCCCTCCTGAGCCTCTCCTGCTCTACAGGGCAGCCCCGCCAGCCTACGGAAGGGGGGGCGAGCTCCACCGAGGGTCCTTGTACAGAAATGGAGGGCAAAGAGGGGAGGGGGCTGGTCCCCCACCCCCTTACCCCACTCCCAGCTGGTCCCTCCACTCTGAGGGCCAGACCCGAAGCTACTGCTGA
- the ARHGAP33 gene encoding rho GTPase-activating protein 33 isoform X1 codes for MLQPSESVWQLVNLFIRFYPVPAARLGWHWGPRKESGTIMSEHQLNAQLYAGELSLGPSFWEAGHSPMREMNLSPPVPSQSDQSCEGRSSGQGMEPGMGKPQGMERVQRRCQAQPEGSGRTSWRRAHARSTDSLDGPGEGSVQPLPTAGGPSVKGKPGKRLSAPRGPFPRLADCAHFHYENVDFGHIQLLLSPDREGPSLSGENELVFGVQVTCQGRSWPVLRSYDDFRSLDAHLHRCIFDRRFSCLPELPPPPEGARAAQMLVPLLLQYLETLSGLVDSNLNCGPVLTWMELDNHGRRLLLSEEASLNIPAVAAAHVIKRYTAQAPDELSFEVGDIVSVIDMPPTEDRSWWRGKRGFQVGFFPSECVELFTERPGPGLKAADADGPPCGIPAPQGISSLTSAVPRPRGKLAGLLRTFMRSRPSRQRLRQRGILRQRVFGCDLGEHLSNSGQDVPQVLRCCSEFIEAHGVVDGIYRLSGVSSNIQRLRHEFDSERIPELSGPAFLQDIHSVSSLCKLYFRELPNPLLTYQLYGKFSEAMSVPGEEERLVRVHDVIQQLPPPHYRTLEYLLRHLARMARHSANTSMHARNLAIVWAPNLLRSMELESVGMGGAAAFREVRVQSVVVEFLLTHVDVLFSDTFTSAGLDPAGRCLLPRPKSLAGSCPSTRLLTLEEAQARTQGRLGTPTEPTTPKAPASPAERRKGERGEKQRKPGGSSWKTFFALGRGPSVPRKKPLPWLGGTRAPPQPSGSRPDTVTLRSAKSEESLSSQASGAGLQRLHRLRRPHSSSDAFPVGPAPAGSCESLSSSSSSESSSSESSSSSSESSAAGLGALSGSPSHRTSAWLDDGDELDFSPPRCLEGLRGLDFDPLTFRCSSPTPGDPAPPASPAPPAPASAFPPRVTPQAISPRGPTSPASPAALDISEPLAVSVPPAVLELLGAGGAPASATPTPALSPGRSLRPHLIPLLLRGAEAPLTDACQQEMCSKLRGAQGPLGPDMESPLPPPPLSLLRPGGAPPPPPKNPARLMALALAERAQQVAEQQSQQECGGTPPAPQSPFHRSLSLEVGEEPLGTSGSGPPPNSLAHPGAWVPGPPPYLPRQQSDGSLLRSQRPMGTSRRGLRGPAQVSAQLRAGGGGRDAPEAAAQSPCSVPSQVPTPGFFSPAPRECLPPFLGVPKPGLYPLGPPSFQPSSPAPVWRSSLGPPAPLDRGENLYYEIGASEGSPYSGPTRSWSPFRSMPPDRLNASYGMLGQSPPLHRSPDFLLSYPPAPSCFPPDHLGYSAPQHPARRPTPPEPLYVNLALGPRGPSPASSSSSSPPAHPRSRSDPGPPVPRLPQKQRAPWGPCTPHRVPGPWGPPEPLLLYRAAPPAYGRGGELHRGSLYRNGGQRGEGAGPPPPYPTPSWSLHSEGQTRSYC; via the exons ATGCTACAGCCCAGTGAATCTGTCTGGCAGCTGGTTAATTTATTCATCAGATTTTACCCAGTCCCTGCTGCGCGACTGGGCTGGCACTGGGGACCCAGAAAAGAATCAGGAACAATCATGTCTGAACACCAACTCAATGCCCAGCTCTATGCTGGGGAGCTTAGTCTGGGGCCCTCCTTCTGGGAGGCCGGTCATAGTCCAATGAGAGAGATGAACTTGTCACCACCAGTGCCATCTCAGAGTGATCAGAGCTGTGAAGGGAGAAGCTCTGGTCAAGGCATGGAACCTGGGATGGGGAAACCTCAGGGGATGGAGAGAGTCCAGAGGAGATGCCAGGCGCAGCCTGAAGGGTCAGGGAGAACTTCCTGGAGGAGGGCACAT GCACGCAGCACTGACAGCCTGGATGGCCCAGGGGAGGGCTCGGTGCAGCCTCTACCCACTGCTGGGGGGCCCAGTGTGAAGGGGAAGCCTGGGAAGAG gctctcAGCTCCTCGAGGCCCCTTCCCACGGCTGGCTGACTGCGCCCATTTCCACTACGAGAACGTTGACTTTGGCCACATTCAG CTCCTGCTGTCTCCAGACCGTGAAGGGCCCAGCCTCTCTGGAGAGAATGAGCTGGTGTTCGGGGTGCAGGTGACCTGTCAG GGCCGTTCCTGGCCGGTTCTCCGGAGTTACGATGACTTTCGTTCCCTGGATGCCCACCTCCACCGATGCATATTTGACCGGAGGTTCTCCTGCCTTCCGGAGCTTCCCCCGCCCCCCGAGGGTGCCAGGGCTGCCCAG ATGCTGGTGCCACTGCTGCTGCAGTACCTGGAGACACTGTCAGGACTGGTGGACAGTAACCTCAACTGCGGGCCTGTGCTCACCTGGATGGAG CTGGACAATCATGGCCGGCGACTGCTCCTCAGTGAGGAGGCGTCACTCAATATCCCTGCAGTGGCGGCCGCCCATGTGATCAAACGGTATACAGCCCAGGCGCCAGATGAGCTGTCCTTTGAG GTGGGAGACATTGTCTCGGTGATCGACATGCCACCCACAGAGGATCGGAGCTGGTGGCGGGGCAAGCGAGGCTTCCAG GTCGGGTTCTTCCCCAGTGAGTGTGTGGAACTCTTCACAGAGCGGCCAGGTCCGGGCCTGAAGGCGG CAGATGCTGATGGCCCCCCATGTGGCATCCCGGCTCCCCAGGGTATCTCGtctctgacctcag CTGTGCCACGGCCTCGTGGGAAGCTGGCCGGCCTGCTCCGCACCTTCATGCGCTCCCGCCCTTCTCGGCAGCGGCTGCGGCAGCGGGGAATCCTGCGACAGAGGGTGTTTGGCTGCGATCTTGGCGAGCACCTCAGCAACTCAGGCCAGGATG TGCCCCAGGTGCTGCGCTGCTGCTCCGAGTTCATTGAGGCCCACGGGGTGGTGGATGGGATCTACCGGCTCTCAGGCGTGTCTTCCAACATCCAGAGGCTTCG GCACGAGTTTGACAGTGAGAGGATCCCGGAGCTGTCTGGCCCTGCCTTCCTGCAGGACATCCACAGCGTGTCCTCCCTCTGCAAGCTCTACTTCCGAGAGCTTCCGAACCCTCTGCTCACCTACCAGCTCTATGGGAAGTTCAGT GAGGCCATGTCAGTGCCTGGGGAGGAGGAGCGTCTGGTGCGGGTGCACGATGTCATCCAGCAGCTGCCCCCGCCACATTACAG GACCCTGGAGTACCTGCTGAGGCACCTGGCCCGCATGGCGAGACACAGTGCCAACACCAGCATGCATGCCCGCAACCTGGCCATTGTCTGGGCACCCAACCTGCTACG GTCCATGGAGCTGGAGTCAGTGGGAATGGGTGGCGCGGCGGCGTTCCGGGAAGTTCGGGTGCAGTCGGTGGTGGTGGAGTTTCTGCTCACCCATGTGGACGTCCTGTTCAGCGACACCTTCACCTCCGCCGGCCTCGACCCTGCAG GCCGCTGCCTGCTCCCCAGGCCCAAGTCCCTTGCGGGCAGCTGCCCCTCCACCCGCCTGCTGACGCTGGAGGAAGCCCAGGCACGCACCCAGGGCCGGCTGGGGACGCCCACGGAGCCCACAACTCCCAAGGCCCCGGCCTCACCTGCGGAAAG gaggaaaggggagagaggggagaagcaGCGGAAGCCAGGGGGCAGCAGCTGGAAGACGTTCTTTGCACTGGGCCGGGGCCCCAGTGTCCCTCGAAAGAAGCCCCTGCCCTGGCTGGGGGGCACCCGTGCCCCACCGCAGCCTTCAG GCAGCAGACCCGACACCGTCACACTGAGATCTGCCAAGAGCGAGGAGTCTCTGTCATCGCAGGCCAGCGGGGCTG GCCTCCAGAGGCTGCACAGGCTGCGGCGACCCCACTCCAGCAGCGACGCTTTCCCTGTGGGCCCAGCACCTGCTGGCTCCTGCGAGAGCCtgtcctcgtcctcctcctccgaGTCCTCCTCCTCTGAGTCCTCCTCTTCATCCTCTGAGTCCTCAGCAGCTGGGCTGGGGGCACTCTCTGGGTCTCCCTCACACCGTACCTCAGCCTGGCTAGATGATGGTGATGAGCTGGACTTCAGCCCACCCCGCTGCCTGGAGGGACTCCGGGGGCTGGACTTTGATCCCTTAACCTTCCGCTGCAGCAGCCCCACCCCAGGGGATCCCGCACCTCCCGCCAGCCCAGCACCCCCcgcccctgcctctgccttcccacCCAGGGTGACCCCCCAGGCCATCTCGCCCCGGGGGCCCACCAGCCCCGCCTCGCCTGCTGCCCTAGACATCTCAGAGCCCCTGGCTGTATCAGTGCCACCCGCTGTCCTAGaactgctgggggctgggggagcacctgcctcagccaccccaacACCAGCTCTCAGCCCCGGCCGGAGCCTGCGCCCCCATCTCATACCCCTGCTGCTGCGTGGAGCCGAGGCCCCGCTGACTGACGCCTGCCAGCAGGAGATGTGCAGCAAGCTCCGGGGAGCCCAGGGCCCACTCG GTCCTGATATGGAGTCACCACTGCCACCCCCTCCCCTGTCTCTCCTGCGCCCTGGGGgtgccccacccccgccccctaAGAACCCAGCACGCctcatggccctggccctggctgaGCGGGCTCAGCAGGTGGCCGAGCAACAGAGCCAGCAGGAGTGTGGGGGCACCCCACCTGCTCCCCAATCCCCCTTCCACCGCTCGCTGTCTCTGGAGGTGGGCGAGGAGCCCCTGGGGACCTCAGGGAGTGGGCCACCTCCCAACTCCCTAGCCCACCCGGGTGCCTGGGTCCCGGGACCCCCACCCTACTTACCAAGGCAACAAAGTGATGGAAGCCTGCTGAGGAGCCAGCGGCCCATGGGGACCTCAAGGAGGGGACTCCGAGGCCCTGCCCAGGTCAGTGCCCAGCTCAGGGCAGGTGGCGGGGGCAGGGATGCGCCAGAGGCAGCAGCCCAGTCCCCATGTTCTGTCCCCTCACAGGTTCCTACCCCCGGCTtcttctccccagcccccagggaGTGCCTGCCACCCTTCCTCGGGGTCCCCAAGCCAGGCTTGTACCCCCTGGGCCCCCCATCCTTCCAGCCCAGTTCCCCAGCCCCAGTCTGGAGGAGCTCCCTGGGCCCCCCTGCACCACTCGACAGGGGAGAGAACCTGTACTATGAGATCGGGGCAAGTGAGGGGTCCCCCTATTCTGGCCCCACCCGCTCCTGGAGTCCCTTTCGCTCCATGCCCCCCGACAGGCTCAATGCCTCCTACGGCATGCTTGGCCAATCACCCCCACTCCACAGGTCCCCCGACTTCCTGCTCAGCTACCCACCAGCCCCCTCCTGCTTTCCCCCTGACCACCTTGGCTACTCAGCCCCCCAGCACCCTGCTCGGCGCCCCACACCGCCTGAGCCCCTCTACGTCAACCTAGCTCTAGGGCCCAGGGGTCCCtcacctgcctcttcctcctcctcttcccctcctgccCACCCCCGAAGCCGTTCCGATCCAGGTCCCCCAGTCCCCCGCCTTCCCCAGAAACAACGGGCACCCTGGGGGCCCTGTACCCCTCATAGGGTGCCGGGTCCCTGGGGCCCTCCTGAGCCTCTCCTGCTCTACAGGGCAGCCCCGCCAGCCTACGGAAGGGGGGGCGAGCTCCACCGAGGGTCCTTGTACAGAAATGGAGGGCAAAGAGGGGAGGGGGCTGGTCCCCCACCCCCTTACCCCACTCCCAGCTGGTCCCTCCACTCTGAGGGCCAGACCCGAAGCTACTGCTGA